A genomic region of Methanosarcina thermophila TM-1 contains the following coding sequences:
- a CDS encoding GNAT family N-acetyltransferase has product MIIQRYEDSRKEEVREVVLEVLQEHGFEPDRLKDADLNDINGYYFGSGGMFFVGIVDDKVIGTAGVRKLDENWCEIRRIYLKKAFRSKGNGKKLFRAALDFAEKNCSAVVLKTDSTLTKAIDMYLKHGFTFQKEETGYLYFEKKFDQKPKIV; this is encoded by the coding sequence ATGATAATCCAGAGATATGAAGACTCCAGAAAGGAAGAAGTCCGTGAGGTTGTTCTTGAAGTTTTGCAGGAGCATGGTTTTGAACCCGACAGGCTAAAAGATGCTGACCTTAACGACATAAACGGCTATTACTTCGGAAGCGGTGGCATGTTTTTCGTAGGAATCGTCGATGACAAAGTTATAGGTACGGCAGGCGTCCGAAAACTCGATGAAAATTGGTGCGAAATCCGCCGTATCTACCTTAAAAAAGCCTTCCGGAGCAAAGGCAATGGAAAAAAACTCTTCAGGGCTGCTCTCGATTTTGCTGAAAAAAACTGCTCGGCTGTAGTCCTTAAAACCGACTCAACCCTCACGAAAGCAATTGATATGTATCTCAAACACGGCTTCACTTTCCAGAAAGAAGAAACAGGATACCTGTATTTCGAAAAAAAGTTTGATCAAAAACCAAAAATCGTGTGA
- a CDS encoding M20 metallopeptidase family protein, which produces MLLRENPSAEALETWIIQLRREFHRYPELSFEEYETQKRILKILEEMGIEARKIADTGVLASIKGTSPGPCIALRSDIDGLQVQEELTEKNSEYISRNKGVMHACGHDGHMAMLFGTAKLFQEKRDFPGEVRLIFQPAEEIPPGGAERVIAEGGLEGVDAIMGMHIFTNHESGSVGLRPGPFMASTNRFEVILRGKGGHISLPQKCIDPVRMSVDFINSLYSALEKQLEPDRYIIGVGRIRGGAQFNRIPDAVEILGSYRTFDRETTDIIDRTIEECLEKVVKRYVKPGEEFSGFPDYKLDILHGYPVLVNDPVFADAVNSKLQENFPELTIYPEIEKTFAAEDFASYLQKVPGIFLSLGTRNPEKNIVEINHSCTFDIDETILITGTEIFYTISLDFLNNPGKYLNPVTTSTPSR; this is translated from the coding sequence ATGCTTTTGAGAGAGAACCCCAGTGCAGAAGCGCTTGAAACCTGGATTATACAGCTCAGGCGCGAGTTTCATAGATACCCTGAACTCAGTTTTGAGGAGTACGAGACCCAGAAAAGAATCCTGAAAATACTTGAGGAAATGGGAATAGAAGCCAGAAAAATTGCAGATACAGGCGTACTTGCAAGCATCAAAGGAACTTCACCCGGTCCCTGTATTGCACTTCGATCTGATATAGATGGGTTGCAGGTGCAGGAAGAATTAACTGAAAAGAATAGCGAATACATATCCAGAAATAAGGGAGTAATGCACGCCTGCGGGCATGACGGGCATATGGCAATGCTTTTTGGAACTGCGAAGCTATTTCAGGAAAAACGGGATTTTCCAGGAGAAGTCCGCCTTATCTTCCAGCCTGCTGAAGAGATCCCTCCGGGAGGCGCTGAAAGGGTAATTGCAGAAGGAGGGCTTGAGGGTGTGGATGCGATTATGGGGATGCACATCTTTACCAATCACGAATCAGGAAGCGTGGGTCTCCGTCCAGGACCTTTCATGGCAAGCACCAATCGATTTGAAGTGATCCTTAGAGGAAAAGGGGGCCATATCTCACTACCTCAAAAATGCATCGATCCGGTTCGAATGTCAGTGGATTTCATAAACAGCCTTTATTCTGCTCTGGAAAAGCAGCTTGAACCGGACAGGTATATCATTGGAGTGGGAAGAATTAGAGGGGGAGCCCAGTTCAATCGAATTCCCGATGCTGTAGAGATCCTTGGAAGTTATCGGACCTTTGACCGGGAGACTACAGATATCATCGACAGGACAATAGAGGAATGCCTGGAAAAAGTGGTAAAAAGGTATGTAAAGCCTGGAGAAGAATTTTCAGGCTTCCCTGACTACAAGCTTGATATACTGCACGGTTATCCTGTCCTTGTCAATGACCCGGTGTTTGCAGACGCGGTAAACTCAAAGCTTCAGGAGAATTTCCCGGAGCTCACAATCTATCCTGAGATCGAAAAAACCTTTGCTGCCGAAGATTTTGCAAGTTACCTGCAGAAAGTTCCAGGAATTTTCCTTTCCCTGGGTACCCGCAATCCGGAAAAAAATATTGTGGAAATCAACCACTCATGCACATTCGATATTGATGAGACGATACTTATTACGGGCACGGAGATATTTTATACTATTTCGCTGGATTTCCTCAATAACCCGGGAAAATATCTCAATCCCGTAACTACTTCAACCCCGAGCCGTTAA
- a CDS encoding nucleotidyltransferase domain-containing protein → MLKTRLRDFLVTKDNWLFAVSDYFRSDGIRATLRYVPDKNGERELNGLRYKKYDFGPAFEFMKEHKPEWVQDVHVVPVSEVKQVLRPSDVIPKLVNSDRRVRSIVKTLDQAGIPRTSMGVTGSMLAGLQNESSDIDFVVYGPMWFRARDAISAAKQQEGPIEEIDEEMWQRIYRKRIPDISFDEFMLHESRKGNRGMVEGTYFDLLFVREWDQIKEPLLRGKDTVNMKIEARVTNADFAFDSPAYYKVEHDEIDHVLSYTHTYAGQALPGELIEVRGIVEEVGDIKRLVVGTSREPKGEWIRSLTWLEKCGYL, encoded by the coding sequence ATGCTCAAAACACGTCTGAGGGATTTCCTTGTTACGAAAGATAACTGGCTCTTTGCAGTTTCTGATTATTTCCGCTCCGATGGAATCCGGGCTACACTCCGTTACGTGCCCGATAAAAACGGGGAGAGGGAGTTAAACGGATTACGATACAAAAAATATGACTTTGGTCCGGCTTTCGAATTCATGAAGGAGCACAAGCCTGAGTGGGTGCAGGATGTTCATGTAGTCCCAGTATCCGAGGTAAAACAGGTGCTTCGTCCTTCCGATGTGATTCCCAAACTTGTTAATTCTGACCGCCGCGTAAGGTCAATTGTAAAGACACTCGATCAGGCAGGTATTCCAAGGACAAGCATGGGAGTTACAGGCTCAATGCTTGCAGGTCTCCAGAATGAAAGCTCGGACATTGACTTTGTTGTATACGGTCCTATGTGGTTCAGAGCAAGAGATGCAATAAGCGCTGCAAAACAACAGGAAGGACCCATTGAAGAAATCGATGAGGAGATGTGGCAGAGAATCTACAGGAAGAGAATCCCAGACATCTCATTTGACGAATTCATGCTTCATGAGTCCAGAAAAGGCAATCGGGGCATGGTTGAGGGCACTTATTTTGACCTTCTCTTTGTGAGGGAATGGGACCAGATAAAAGAACCTCTCCTGCGCGGAAAGGATACCGTAAATATGAAAATTGAAGCCAGGGTCACGAATGCCGATTTCGCTTTTGACAGCCCCGCCTACTACAAAGTCGAACACGATGAAATCGACCATGTGCTCTCATATACCCATACCTATGCAGGTCAAGCCCTTCCCGGGGAGCTTATAGAAGTCCGCGGTATTGTCGAAGAAGTAGGAGACATCAAGCGGCTTGTTGTGGGCACCTCCAGGGAGCCAAAAGGGGAATGGATAAGATCTCTCACCTGGCTTGAGAAGTGCGGGTATCTCTGA
- a CDS encoding PGF-pre-PGF domain-containing protein, whose amino-acid sequence MNIIRVLRTKSRIKLPGFVSGFTLIILLVWVVLPASAAEIEASREISSETVYPGESFVVTVHIKADHEVEALVLDENLPDGWHVNYSENYSENSGTIFPETNFFKASTLEWIWIEKLSAGEEKTVMYNVTVPLNSQLGNFSISGKVSAYSVPDVPVEGFSEVTITYPPSEVDFSVSSGGEGSEGGSSGDEGREEENSGSGGSRGGSGGGGGAGSPESTRNIELKEVSSEQVFKGTHTCFTFKNEINDIATVEFDPKKNFGKITAIVEILKNTSSIVKEPAPGTVYRNINIWIGNSGFSSPENFENARINFRVSKAWIADHRVRENTVNLYRYDKDSWNPPPTSINGEDENYFYFTAETPGFSPFAISGIEEKTQSVEISPARTGENRTLSKEDISDDKTNSDKEKQGVTASDIEKKEKKSSPGPGATFVVAELLILYGILKKRM is encoded by the coding sequence ATGAATATTATCAGAGTTCTCAGGACTAAAAGCAGGATTAAATTGCCTGGCTTTGTATCAGGTTTTACTTTGATTATTCTGCTTGTCTGGGTGGTTCTCCCCGCCTCAGCCGCAGAGATAGAAGCAAGCAGAGAAATCTCTTCCGAAACAGTTTATCCAGGCGAGAGTTTTGTAGTAACTGTACATATAAAGGCAGACCACGAGGTTGAAGCCCTGGTACTTGATGAGAATCTTCCTGACGGGTGGCATGTAAACTATTCAGAGAACTATTCGGAGAATAGTGGGACTATATTTCCGGAAACCAATTTTTTTAAAGCATCCACTCTGGAATGGATCTGGATTGAGAAGCTCTCTGCCGGAGAAGAAAAGACAGTTATGTATAATGTGACCGTGCCTTTAAATTCCCAGCTTGGTAACTTTTCAATTTCGGGCAAAGTCTCCGCTTACTCCGTTCCTGATGTCCCTGTAGAAGGTTTTTCAGAAGTAACAATTACTTATCCTCCTTCGGAGGTTGATTTCTCTGTAAGTAGTGGAGGCGAAGGAAGTGAAGGAGGAAGTAGCGGAGACGAAGGTAGAGAAGAAGAAAACAGCGGAAGCGGAGGAAGTAGAGGGGGAAGTGGAGGCGGAGGAGGTGCAGGCTCTCCGGAATCAACCAGGAATATTGAATTAAAGGAAGTTTCGAGTGAACAGGTTTTCAAAGGTACTCACACATGCTTTACTTTTAAAAACGAGATAAATGATATAGCTACTGTAGAATTCGACCCAAAAAAGAACTTCGGAAAGATAACTGCCATTGTAGAGATACTGAAAAACACATCTTCAATCGTTAAGGAACCTGCACCGGGAACGGTTTACAGAAACATAAACATCTGGATCGGAAACAGCGGTTTTTCAAGCCCTGAGAATTTTGAAAACGCCAGAATAAATTTCAGAGTGAGTAAAGCCTGGATTGCCGATCACCGAGTTAGAGAAAATACTGTGAATCTGTACCGGTACGATAAGGACTCATGGAATCCACCGCCCACATCCATCAATGGAGAAGATGAAAATTACTTCTATTTTACCGCAGAAACCCCAGGCTTTTCTCCTTTTGCAATCTCAGGGATTGAAGAGAAGACCCAATCGGTTGAGATTTCACCAGCCAGAACAGGAGAAAATCGGACCCTGAGCAAAGAAGACATCTCTGATGATAAGACAAACTCTGATAAGGAAAAACAGGGAGTCACTGCTTCAGATATAGAAAAAAAAGAAAAGAAAAGCTCTCCCGGGCCTGGGGCAACCTTTGTAGTGGCTGAATTACTGATTTTGTATGGGATATTGAAGAAAAGGATGTAA
- a CDS encoding DUF4139 domain-containing protein — MKRQKSYLWFILALSFFLTAIAAFIYPGFALHPDFTEDRDQAYRSETAVNGIKSSSSIVTEVEYPNPLVIFKADAATIGSGTEVTVYNNNLALVKERRELELNSGVNTVKYTDVAALIDPTSVMFEDTRNKDTAVLEQNYEYDLVSGQKLLQKFLDKEITVTEKEGDTYAGTLLSYDGGVVLRLSDGKVVTISEVSKVEFPDSANLLTKPTLVWQVYSPSAGKRDVLTSYLTGGMSWKADYIVKTNADDTKADIQGWVSIDNSAGTTYENARLKLVAGEVHRVVTPTYPLYEDEAAVEVAEESLGAKDSFVEESLFEYHLYTLERPATLKNNQVKQLSLLSADAVPVKKELVFDVTKSNDVRAVLTLNNSKERGLGMPLPAGTIRVYKADSQGQLQFLGEDRIEHTPKDEEVEVFVGNAFDVTGKRTRTNYDRLTKYAWKESYETEIKNHKSQPQKVKVLEHFYGEWKITNTSDPYVKKDAYTAEWEVTVPADSSKKITYTVELSY; from the coding sequence ATGAAAAGACAAAAAAGTTATCTCTGGTTTATTCTGGCATTAAGCTTTTTTTTAACCGCAATTGCAGCTTTCATATATCCCGGTTTTGCCTTGCATCCTGATTTTACGGAAGACAGGGATCAGGCATATAGATCTGAAACTGCAGTTAATGGGATTAAATCCAGTTCAAGCATTGTTACTGAGGTCGAATATCCAAATCCTCTGGTTATTTTTAAAGCAGATGCCGCGACAATAGGTTCAGGCACTGAGGTTACTGTTTACAACAATAACCTTGCCCTTGTAAAGGAAAGAAGAGAGCTTGAGCTCAATTCCGGGGTCAACACGGTCAAATATACCGATGTTGCTGCTCTTATTGATCCTACATCAGTAATGTTTGAGGACACAAGGAATAAGGACACTGCCGTGCTGGAACAGAACTACGAATACGATCTTGTAAGCGGGCAGAAGCTTCTACAGAAATTTCTGGACAAGGAAATCACCGTAACCGAAAAAGAAGGGGACACATATGCAGGCACACTATTGAGTTACGACGGTGGGGTAGTACTCAGGTTGAGTGACGGTAAAGTTGTAACGATTTCCGAAGTCTCGAAAGTTGAATTCCCAGATTCGGCGAACCTGCTTACAAAACCCACCTTAGTCTGGCAGGTCTATTCGCCTTCGGCAGGTAAGCGAGATGTCCTTACTTCCTATCTTACGGGCGGTATGAGCTGGAAAGCTGATTATATCGTAAAAACAAATGCAGACGATACGAAAGCCGACATCCAGGGTTGGGTCAGCATAGATAATTCTGCAGGCACAACCTATGAGAATGCCAGGCTGAAACTTGTTGCAGGGGAAGTTCACCGCGTAGTCACGCCCACATATCCCCTATATGAGGATGAAGCTGCGGTAGAAGTCGCAGAAGAATCTTTAGGGGCAAAGGATAGTTTTGTTGAGGAGTCCCTTTTTGAATACCATCTCTATACTCTTGAAAGGCCAGCCACCCTCAAAAACAACCAGGTAAAACAGCTTTCCCTGCTCTCTGCTGATGCCGTGCCTGTAAAAAAGGAACTCGTGTTTGATGTCACAAAAAGCAACGATGTCCGGGCAGTCCTTACTCTGAACAATTCAAAAGAAAGAGGTCTTGGAATGCCTCTCCCTGCCGGAACTATAAGGGTTTATAAAGCTGATTCTCAGGGACAGCTCCAGTTCCTCGGGGAAGACCGGATAGAGCATACCCCAAAAGATGAAGAGGTAGAGGTTTTTGTCGGAAACGCTTTTGATGTAACAGGCAAAAGAACCCGGACCAACTACGACAGACTGACCAAATACGCTTGGAAAGAGAGTTATGAGACCGAAATCAAAAACCATAAATCTCAGCCCCAGAAAGTGAAGGTTCTGGAGCATTTCTACGGCGAATGGAAAATCACAAACACCTCTGACCCATACGTGAAAAAAGATGCCTATACCGCCGAATGGGAAGTAACCGTCCCCGCGGACAGCTCAAAGAAAATCACCTACACCGTAGAACTCAGCTATTAA
- the pheA gene encoding prephenate dehydratase — MIIGVMGPEGSYSEKAAKLWIQKKMLDDAEIRYFADIEDAFQAVVEGKSDFSVIPIENSIEGSVGVTLDLLLESGAEIIGEIVVKIEHCLLSKGEPEKIRVILSHPQGLAQCRHFLKTNFPEAELRSTGSTSHAARLACEFEEMAAIASPEAAECYGLKVLLSNIQDRKENYTRFIVLRASEKNRVQQVSFTAENESDEVKSYSSPEQESEREFYPESKTEPEHSSLSASKTSIIVYLEKDRPGALYEILGAFAKNSINLTRIESRPSKKELGDYYFYIDFEGRASDPVVKEALKEIENKIHTLKILGSYPAFKKL; from the coding sequence ATGATTATAGGTGTAATGGGTCCCGAGGGCTCGTACTCGGAAAAAGCTGCAAAATTATGGATTCAGAAAAAAATGCTCGATGACGCCGAAATCCGTTATTTTGCAGATATAGAGGATGCGTTTCAGGCAGTTGTAGAGGGAAAATCCGATTTCTCAGTAATTCCGATAGAAAACTCTATTGAAGGCTCGGTAGGGGTTACTCTCGATCTGCTTCTTGAGAGCGGGGCTGAGATAATCGGAGAAATTGTTGTCAAAATCGAACACTGCCTGCTCTCGAAAGGCGAGCCTGAGAAAATCAGGGTTATACTTTCGCACCCACAGGGGCTTGCCCAGTGCAGACACTTCCTGAAAACTAACTTCCCTGAGGCAGAACTCAGGAGTACAGGCAGCACTTCCCACGCAGCAAGGCTTGCATGCGAGTTTGAAGAGATGGCAGCGATAGCCTCCCCTGAGGCTGCCGAATGCTATGGGTTAAAAGTGCTTCTCTCAAACATTCAGGACCGGAAGGAGAATTACACCCGTTTCATTGTTTTGCGAGCCTCAGAGAAAAATCGGGTTCAGCAAGTTTCCTTTACTGCAGAAAATGAGTCAGATGAAGTAAAATCATATTCCAGCCCTGAACAAGAATCGGAGCGCGAGTTTTATCCTGAAAGTAAAACCGAGCCTGAGCACTCCAGCCTTTCGGCTTCCAAAACCTCCATTATAGTATATCTTGAGAAAGACAGACCTGGTGCATTATACGAAATTCTCGGAGCATTTGCAAAAAACAGTATCAACCTCACAAGGATCGAATCCAGACCCTCGAAAAAGGAACTCGGAGACTATTATTTCTACATTGATTTTGAAGGGAGAGCCAGCGATCCAGTTGTAAAAGAGGCGTTAAAAGAAATAGAGAACAAAATTCATACCCTGAAAATACTGGGTTCATATCCTGCTTTTAAAAAGCTGTAA
- a CDS encoding DUF7502 family protein, translated as MVKRHESALKKYRLLYAFADLFASFLVIYVLFVLFNMQDLFLMFSTFEPYTGARYNILGFNALFETLGLISLAFILSLILTAVRHYRAEKKDAIALIEETHPVLRERLRTAYDNRNIDNIIVRDLIGGVIIDSKSVKSSSFLNRKKLARDLVVIVFAFTVLAYVAGTGYQTTLSPTDLNGVIENIPFVSNSNSELYPVEENGGTSNNESQEDIFGEPAVIVVEGKEVDLKIPPGAGQGFTSQETGEQINGSFIQSGTVNPEAVASQSYYENLPEGYRNVIQSYFEELAEE; from the coding sequence ATAGTAAAAAGACACGAATCAGCCCTAAAAAAATATAGATTACTCTATGCTTTTGCAGACCTGTTTGCAAGCTTTCTTGTAATTTATGTCCTTTTCGTGCTTTTCAATATGCAAGATTTATTTCTAATGTTTAGCACTTTCGAACCTTATACCGGTGCAAGATACAATATTCTGGGCTTCAATGCTCTTTTTGAAACGCTGGGGCTTATTTCCCTGGCTTTTATCCTCTCTCTTATCCTAACAGCCGTCAGGCACTATAGGGCTGAAAAGAAAGATGCGATTGCCCTCATAGAGGAAACACACCCTGTACTCAGGGAAAGATTGAGGACTGCATACGATAACCGCAATATTGACAATATTATTGTCCGGGACCTTATAGGCGGGGTAATAATCGATTCGAAATCCGTGAAGTCCTCTTCCTTTCTTAATCGGAAAAAGCTTGCAAGAGACCTGGTTGTAATAGTATTTGCATTTACCGTTCTTGCATACGTTGCAGGAACTGGATACCAGACAACGCTCAGCCCCACTGACCTTAATGGAGTGATTGAAAATATTCCCTTTGTCTCGAATTCGAATAGCGAGCTTTACCCTGTAGAGGAGAACGGTGGGACCTCGAATAATGAGAGCCAGGAAGACATTTTCGGAGAGCCTGCCGTTATCGTTGTGGAAGGCAAGGAAGTTGACCTGAAAATCCCTCCAGGTGCGGGGCAGGGTTTTACAAGCCAGGAAACAGGAGAACAGATTAACGGATCATTTATCCAGTCAGGCACGGTAAACCCTGAAGCGGTTGCCTCCCAGTCTTATTATGAGAATTTGCCGGAAGGATATCGAAATGTTATCCAGAGTTACTTTGAAGAACTTGCAGAAGAATAA
- a CDS encoding AAA family ATPase, giving the protein MSENITVSGQAATTYQNAGRIFKSFFEEIGNVIVGQNRVVEQIVIAILCEGHALVESNPGLGKTLMISTVSKAMNLKFSRIQCTPDLMPSDITGTNVIEETDHKKEFRFQPGPIFSNVVLADEINRASPKTQSALLEAMQEKQVTVGNDTFLLDSPFFILATQNPIEMEGTYPLPEAQLDRFLLKILVDYPSYEEEMEIINRYTKSEVPKISRALDKTTLLDLQKLTRQVPISEELKQRVLNIVGMTRKDKERIEYGASPRASIGLILAAKARALIEGRNFVSKEDIDYMAYPVLRHRLILTFEAERSGITPDQVIEDIIKKVK; this is encoded by the coding sequence ATGAGTGAGAATATTACCGTCTCCGGGCAGGCTGCCACGACCTATCAGAACGCAGGCAGGATTTTCAAAAGTTTTTTTGAAGAGATCGGAAATGTTATTGTGGGCCAGAACAGAGTGGTGGAGCAGATAGTAATTGCTATACTCTGTGAAGGGCACGCCCTTGTTGAGAGCAATCCAGGACTTGGAAAAACACTTATGATTTCCACAGTTTCAAAGGCAATGAACCTGAAATTCAGCAGGATTCAGTGTACTCCTGACCTCATGCCTTCTGACATTACAGGGACAAACGTCATTGAAGAGACGGACCACAAAAAGGAATTCAGGTTCCAGCCAGGCCCAATTTTCTCAAACGTAGTACTTGCTGATGAGATTAACAGGGCATCCCCCAAGACCCAGTCAGCTCTGCTGGAAGCGATGCAGGAAAAACAGGTAACAGTCGGAAATGATACCTTCCTGCTGGACAGCCCCTTCTTCATCCTTGCCACCCAGAATCCCATAGAAATGGAAGGCACGTATCCTCTGCCTGAAGCTCAACTCGACCGTTTTCTTTTAAAGATTCTCGTAGATTATCCCTCCTATGAGGAAGAAATGGAAATAATAAACCGGTATACGAAATCCGAAGTTCCGAAAATTTCCAGAGCCCTGGATAAAACCACACTTCTGGATTTGCAGAAACTCACACGGCAGGTTCCGATCTCCGAGGAACTCAAACAGCGCGTCCTTAATATTGTTGGTATGACAAGAAAAGACAAAGAACGTATCGAGTATGGAGCTTCTCCGAGAGCGTCAATAGGTCTCATTCTTGCTGCAAAAGCCAGAGCCCTTATAGAGGGCAGGAACTTCGTAAGCAAAGAGGATATCGATTACATGGCATACCCTGTCCTCCGCCATAGGCTTATCCTGACCTTCGAAGCCGAAAGAAGCGGAATAACCCCTGACCAGGTTATTGAGGATATTATTAAGAAAGTAAAGTAA
- a CDS encoding DUF58 domain-containing protein, producing MTRTKQNIETDFFRQLDRFTFSVRKRVSTVYAGNRPSTRSGHGIDTIGFREYDLNDSLKDIDWKAYARTEKLYVRQFEEEKTLTTHILLDASKSMDYPEKGTSKFEYAAMLAAGYAYMVTKYNDRFAISTFTQEVDINKPRRGRKNLLQAIDRLGELELSGGTSIGEAVIKYSQEIKSRSLVILISDFLQEPEAIETAVSRLSSHDLILIQVLDPTEKVLPLQGNSKLIDLETGEEIRTYVSERFKEKYLEKLEDHGARIKKACMRAGAEFYSFTTDTPIFDAFYHTIRRRRR from the coding sequence ATGACTCGCACAAAACAAAATATTGAAACGGACTTCTTCAGGCAGCTTGACCGCTTTACATTTTCTGTCCGGAAGAGGGTATCGACTGTTTACGCCGGAAACCGCCCATCTACCCGGAGCGGGCATGGCATTGATACCATCGGGTTCAGGGAATATGACCTTAATGACAGCCTGAAAGATATTGACTGGAAAGCCTATGCGAGGACTGAAAAACTTTATGTGCGTCAGTTTGAGGAAGAGAAAACCCTTACGACCCATATCCTTCTGGATGCCAGTAAAAGTATGGATTACCCTGAAAAAGGAACTTCAAAGTTCGAGTACGCTGCCATGCTTGCTGCAGGCTATGCCTACATGGTAACAAAATATAATGATAGGTTTGCGATCTCGACATTTACACAGGAAGTCGACATAAATAAGCCAAGACGTGGGCGAAAAAATCTTCTCCAGGCAATAGACAGGCTTGGAGAGCTCGAACTGTCAGGAGGAACCTCTATAGGGGAAGCTGTTATAAAGTACAGCCAGGAGATCAAATCCAGGTCCCTTGTAATCCTTATCTCGGACTTTCTTCAGGAACCCGAGGCAATAGAAACTGCAGTTTCCAGGCTATCGAGCCATGACCTGATTCTTATCCAGGTGCTCGACCCCACGGAAAAAGTGCTCCCTCTTCAGGGTAACAGCAAGCTTATAGACCTTGAAACCGGAGAAGAGATCCGAACGTACGTCAGTGAGAGATTCAAAGAGAAATATCTTGAAAAGCTTGAAGACCATGGCGCAAGAATTAAAAAAGCCTGTATGAGAGCAGGGGCTGAGTTTTACAGTTTTACAACCGATACCCCTATCTTTGATGCTTTCTACCATACCATCAGGAGAAGGAGACGTTAA